In the Pseudoliparis swirei isolate HS2019 ecotype Mariana Trench chromosome 21, NWPU_hadal_v1, whole genome shotgun sequence genome, one interval contains:
- the eml3 gene encoding echinoderm microtubule-associated protein-like 3 isoform X2, with the protein MFIRGRPITMYIPSNIQNYEDLKMEPPPERLELDWVYGYRGRDCRANLYFLPSGEALFFIACVVVLYHINNRTQRHYHKHTDCVRCLTLHPDKVRVASGQTAGVDKDGKPMQPCVHIWDSTTLVTLQQIGLGSFQRGVGSVAFSFADSGAFLCVIDDSNEHMLSVWDCNKGTKHAEVKSTNEAVFSVEFNASDSSNIITCGKSHVYFWTLSAGQFTKKQGIFGKYKKPKFIQCFVFSLTGDVLTGDSEGNILTWGKSPADVKTLGKGAKETFQIQRLTRAHEGSVFTLCGLQGGALLSGGGKDRKIIRWSADLAPERECEIPETYGAVRTIADVDGEELLVGTTRNAILRGTFSHGFVAIVQGHVDEMWGLATHPSQNIFLSCGHDRQVCLWNTEEHMLDWCISLEDYGLCADFCPNGSVVSVGLSTGRWMVLDLQTREVVSESVDGNEQLSVMRYSPDGSFLAVGSHDNFIYIYSVSDSGRRYTRFGKCNGHSSFITHLDWAKDGNYVMSNSGDYEILYWDIVAGCKLLRNRFESKDREWASYTCVLGFHVMGVWLEGSDGTDINALCRSHSERLVAVADDFCKVHLFQYPCPKPKAPSHKYEGHGSHVTNVCFTHSDSHLLSMGGKDTCILQWRVIAPPTRSPEPAAS; encoded by the exons ATGTTCATCCGAGGCCGGCCGATAACCATGTACATCCCCTCTAACATCCAGAACTATGAGGACCTGAAGATGGAGCCGCCGCCCGAGAGGCTGGAGTTGGACTGGGT CTATGGTTACCGGGGCCGCGACTGCCGGGCCAACCTGTACTTCCTCCCATCGGGCGAGGCGCTGTTCTTCATCGCCTGTGTGGTTGTGCTCTACCACATCAACAACCGCACACAGCGCCACTACCACAAGCACACGGACTGCGTCCGCTG tcTGACGCTCCATCCTGACAAGGTGCGCGTGGCGTCGGGCCAGACGGCCGGGGTGGATAAAGACGGGAAG ccCATGCAGCCGTGTGTTCATATCTGGGACTCCACCACCCTGGTCACCCTGCAGCAGATCGGCCTGGGCTCCTTCCAGAGGGGGGTGGGCTCCGTGGCCTTCTCCTTCGCT GACTCCGGGGCGTTCCTGTGTGTGATCGACGACTCCAACGAACACATGCTGTCGGTGTGGGACTGCAACAAGGGCACCAAGCACGCAGAGGTCAAG agcaccaacgaggcggtgTTCTCCGTGGAGTTTAACGCCAGCGACAGCAGCAACATCATCACGTGTGGTAAGTCCCACGTGTACTTCTGGACGCTCAGCGCGGGGCAGTTCACCAAGAAGCAAGGCATCTTCGGG AAGTACAAGAAGCCCAAGTTCATCCAGTGCTTCGTGTTCAGCCTGACGGGAGACGTCCTGACGGGCGACTCCGAGGGCAACATCCTGACCTGGGGCAAGTCGCCCGCCGACGTCAAGACACTCGGCAAAGGAGCCAAAG AGACGTTCCAGATCCAGAGGCTGACCCGCGCCCACGAGGGCAGCGTGTTCACGCTGTGCGGCCTGCAGGGCGGCGCTCTGCTCAGCGGAGGAGGGAAGGACCGCAAGATCATCCGCTGGAGCGCCGACCTGGCCCccgagagagagtgtgag ATTCCAGAGACCTACGGAGCGGTCCGTACCATCGCAGACGTGGATGGGGAGGAGCTCCTCGTTGGTACGACCCGTAACGCCATCCTGCGAGGGACCTTCTCACACGGATTCGTGGCCATAGTGCAG ggccATGTGGATGAGATGTGGGGGCTGGCCACACACCCCTCCCAGAACATCTTCCTCAGCTGCGGCCACGACAGGCAGGTGTGTCTGTGGAACACGGAGGAGCACATGCTGGACTGGTGCATCTCGCTGGAG GACTACGGGCTGTGTGCTGATTTCTGCCCCAATGGGTCAGTGGTGTCAGTGGGCCTCAGTACAGGAAG GTGGATGGTCCTCGACCTGCAGACCAGAGAGGTGGTGTCTGAGTCCGTTGATGGCAACGAGCAGCTGTCTGTCATGAGATACTCACCAG ACGGGAGCTTCCTGGCTGTGGGGTCACATGACAACTTCATCTACATCTACAGCGTGAGCGACAGCGGCCGGCGCTACACGCGCTTTGGGAAATGTAAC GGCCACTCCAGCTTCATCACTCACCTGGACTGGGCCAAGGACGGGAACTACGTGATGTCCAACTCAGGAGACTATGAGATCCTCTACT ggGACATCGTGGCGGGCTGCAAACTGTTGAGGAATCGCTTTGAGAGCAAAGACCGGGAGTGGGCGTCGTACACCTGTGTGCTGGGCTTCCACGTCATGG GTGTGTGGCTGGAGGGCTCCGACGGCACGGACATCAACGCCCTGTGTCGCTCCCACAGCGAGAGGCTGGTGGCCGTGGCCGACGACTTCTGTAAAGTGCACCTCTTCCAGTACCCCTGTCCCAAGCCCAAG gcgccgAGCCACAAGTACGAGGGCCACGGCAGCCACGTCACCAACGTCTGCTTCACCCACAGCGACTCCCACCTCCTCTCCATGGGCGGGAAGGACACCTGCATCCTCCAGTGGAGGGTGAtcgccccccccacccgctcCCCGGAGCCCGCCGCCAGCTAG